A window of Amycolatopsis australiensis contains these coding sequences:
- a CDS encoding M20/M25/M40 family metallo-hydrolase, with protein sequence MADVVELCADLIRFDTTNRGGNDARPERPAAEYVAAFLDGLGIPSRILEAAPGRASVVARVPGTDPSLPALLVQGHLDVVPADAADWSVPPFSGEVRDGYLWGRGATDMKDFVAMVLAALAGGVRPRRELVLAFVADEEDRGEWGAHWLVARHPELFEGCVAAISESGGYTYHVPAADGRDVHLYPVGTAERGTAHLRLTARGRAGHGSRPNEENAVTRLVGALHRIAAHRWPVSLTPAVRAFLERTGDALGVPVDLSSSDGVDAAVAALGPAGSLVVPTVRNSTTPTMLDAGYKVNVIPSTASAQVDVRVLPGTEEELFAAVDELLGDGVTREFVAHQPPVQAPVDSPWFSAMAAALRAEDPEAVVVPYCLGGGTDAKAFAQLGIDNYGFAPLWLPKGFPYRAMAHGVDERVPVEGLHFGTRVLSRFLESC encoded by the coding sequence ATGGCTGACGTCGTCGAGCTGTGCGCGGACCTGATCCGGTTCGACACGACCAACCGCGGCGGCAACGACGCCCGCCCCGAGCGCCCGGCAGCCGAGTACGTGGCCGCGTTCCTCGACGGCCTCGGCATCCCCTCCCGGATCCTGGAAGCCGCGCCGGGGCGGGCCAGCGTCGTCGCCCGCGTGCCGGGAACGGACCCGTCGCTGCCGGCGCTGCTGGTGCAGGGCCATCTCGACGTCGTCCCGGCGGACGCGGCGGACTGGTCGGTGCCGCCGTTCTCCGGCGAGGTCCGCGACGGGTACCTGTGGGGCCGCGGCGCGACCGACATGAAGGACTTCGTGGCGATGGTGCTCGCGGCGCTGGCCGGCGGGGTGCGGCCCCGGCGGGAACTGGTGCTGGCGTTCGTCGCCGACGAGGAGGACCGCGGCGAGTGGGGCGCGCACTGGCTGGTCGCCCGGCACCCGGAGCTGTTCGAGGGGTGTGTGGCGGCGATCAGCGAGTCGGGCGGCTACACCTATCACGTGCCGGCGGCCGACGGGCGTGACGTGCACCTTTACCCGGTGGGGACGGCCGAGCGCGGGACGGCGCACCTGCGGCTGACCGCGCGGGGCCGGGCCGGGCACGGGTCGCGGCCGAACGAGGAGAACGCGGTCACGCGGCTGGTGGGTGCGCTGCACCGGATCGCCGCGCACCGCTGGCCGGTGTCGCTGACCCCGGCCGTGCGGGCGTTCCTCGAGCGGACCGGCGACGCGCTCGGCGTGCCGGTCGACCTGTCCTCTTCGGACGGTGTGGACGCGGCGGTGGCGGCGCTGGGCCCGGCGGGTTCGCTGGTGGTGCCGACGGTCCGCAACAGCACGACCCCGACGATGCTGGACGCGGGCTACAAGGTGAACGTGATCCCGTCGACGGCTTCGGCGCAGGTCGACGTGCGGGTGCTGCCGGGGACCGAGGAAGAGCTGTTCGCGGCTGTGGACGAGCTGCTCGGCGACGGCGTGACGCGGGAGTTCGTGGCGCACCAGCCGCCGGTGCAGGCGCCGGTGGACTCGCCGTGGTTCTCGGCGATGGCCGCGGCCTTGCGGGCGGAAGATCCCGAGGCGGTCGTGGTGCCGTACTGCCTGGGAGGCGGGACGGACGCGAAGGCGTTCGCGCAGCTCGGCATCGACAACTACGGGTTCGCGCCGCTGTGGCTGCCGAAAGGCTTCCCGTACCGGGCGATGGCGCACGGCGTGGACGAGCGGGTGCCGGTGGAAGGCCTGCACTTCGGCACGCGCGTGCTGTCACGGTTCCTGGAGAGCTGCTGA
- a CDS encoding M55 family metallopeptidase, with translation MRIMVSADMEGATGVTWTDDVVPGSPQWDRFRRLFTGDVNAVLAGLFAAGASDVLVNEAHSSQRNLLLEDLDPRARMLTGRHKPLSMMQGIDSGVDGVVFLGYHAGAGFDGVLSHTYLENQITGVWLDDVPASEGRLNAAVAAEYGVPVLLVSGDDETCEDARDYAPEAELVQVKECVSRYAAICLPPARTAELLTGAAADAMALAGREERRVRAHRIEVEFDASHLAQAAAVVPTVEQIGTRRVGFDAVNMTEAMKAFKVVTAIAAGAVQGIYG, from the coding sequence ATGCGCATCATGGTCTCGGCGGACATGGAGGGCGCCACCGGCGTCACCTGGACCGACGACGTCGTGCCCGGTTCGCCGCAGTGGGACCGCTTCCGGCGGCTGTTCACCGGCGACGTCAACGCGGTGCTGGCCGGGCTGTTCGCGGCCGGGGCGAGCGATGTCCTGGTCAACGAAGCGCATTCGTCGCAGCGGAACCTGCTGCTGGAGGACCTCGACCCGCGGGCGCGGATGCTGACCGGGCGGCACAAGCCGCTGTCGATGATGCAGGGCATCGACTCCGGTGTGGACGGTGTGGTGTTCCTCGGCTACCACGCCGGTGCCGGGTTCGACGGGGTGCTGTCGCACACGTACCTGGAGAACCAGATCACCGGCGTGTGGCTGGACGACGTGCCGGCGAGCGAGGGCCGGCTGAACGCGGCGGTGGCCGCGGAGTACGGCGTCCCCGTCCTGCTGGTTTCGGGTGACGACGAAACGTGTGAAGACGCCCGTGACTACGCTCCGGAGGCGGAGCTGGTCCAGGTGAAGGAGTGCGTGAGCCGGTACGCGGCGATCTGCCTGCCGCCGGCGCGCACGGCGGAGCTGCTGACCGGCGCGGCGGCCGACGCCATGGCACTGGCCGGCCGGGAGGAGCGGCGCGTGCGGGCGCACCGGATCGAGGTGGAGTTCGACGCGAGCCACCTGGCGCAGGCCGCGGCGGTGGTCCCGACGGTGGAGCAGATCGGGACGCGCCGGGTCGGGTTCGACGCGGTGAACATGACCGAGGCGATGAAGGCGTTCAAGGTCGTCACGGCGATCGCGGCGGGGGCGGTGCAGGGCATCTATGGCTGA
- a CDS encoding ABC transporter permease encodes MTAPEQAAVLVDPAEHRGSTGTARFVLKKLVEAVVSIALVIVLFFFLFRMLPGDPVATMVRERPTDPKQVAELRERLGVDKPVLQQFGDYVWKLLHGDFGTSYLENRPVGDMIDERLWPTILLVGSATVLAVALGLWLGTRAAWRRDSTFDRTQTGIALTLWSVPQFWLGLILLVATNGLFPSRGMHSPDAAPGFLSQTLDVLHHLVLPCVTLLAVFYAQYMLIMRSSLLGEMNADYLTTARAKGLRDDLVRRRHAVPNALLPTTTLVFMQFGMVVSGAVSVEAVFSWPGLGQLTYQALHGPDLPVLQGVFVVLAGAVVLMNLLAELLYRVLDPRVRTS; translated from the coding sequence ATGACCGCCCCCGAACAAGCCGCGGTGCTCGTCGATCCCGCCGAGCACCGCGGCTCGACCGGCACCGCCCGGTTCGTGCTCAAGAAACTCGTCGAAGCCGTCGTCAGCATCGCGCTGGTGATCGTGCTGTTCTTCTTCCTGTTCCGGATGCTGCCCGGCGACCCGGTCGCGACCATGGTCCGCGAGCGGCCCACCGACCCGAAGCAGGTCGCGGAACTGCGCGAACGCCTCGGCGTCGACAAGCCCGTGCTGCAGCAGTTCGGCGACTACGTCTGGAAGCTCCTGCACGGCGACTTCGGCACGTCCTACCTGGAAAACCGCCCGGTCGGCGACATGATCGACGAACGGCTCTGGCCGACCATCCTGCTCGTCGGCAGCGCGACCGTGCTCGCCGTCGCCCTCGGGCTGTGGCTCGGCACGCGCGCGGCGTGGCGCCGCGACAGCACCTTCGACCGCACCCAGACCGGGATCGCGCTCACCCTGTGGTCGGTCCCGCAGTTCTGGCTCGGCCTGATCCTGCTGGTCGCCACCAACGGCCTGTTCCCCAGCCGCGGCATGCACTCCCCGGACGCCGCGCCGGGCTTCCTCTCCCAGACCCTCGACGTGCTGCACCACCTGGTGCTGCCGTGCGTGACGCTCCTGGCCGTGTTCTACGCCCAGTACATGCTCATCATGCGCTCGTCGCTGCTGGGGGAGATGAACGCCGACTACCTCACCACCGCCCGCGCCAAGGGCCTGCGCGACGACCTCGTCCGCCGCCGCCACGCCGTCCCGAACGCGCTGCTGCCCACCACCACGCTGGTGTTCATGCAGTTCGGCATGGTCGTCTCCGGCGCGGTGTCGGTCGAGGCCGTGTTCAGCTGGCCCGGCCTCGGCCAGCTGACCTACCAGGCCCTCCACGGCCCGGACCTGCCGGTCCTGCAAGGCGTCTTCGTCGTCCTCGCCGGCGCCGTCGTGCTGATGAACCTGCTCGCGGAACTGCTCTACCGCGTGCTCGACCCGAGGGTGCGCACCTCATGA
- a CDS encoding ABC transporter substrate-binding protein yields the protein MGWFLVHFPRRTGRIARAGAALAAATLAAIPLAAPAQAQQAKVLRVALTTGIDHLNPFTASLAASTQVGRFIYEFLTVPSAETAQASPALAESWTPSPDKLTWTFKIRSGAKWSDGQPVTAKDAAFTFNRMLTDENARTANGSYVTNFETVTAPDDTTLVIKTKTVQSDMNLLDVPIVPEHVWAPIKDLNDPKTDDISVVGVDDGPYQLTEYKQNEYVKFKANKNYWRGAPQVDELQLLVFKDAEAAVNALRQGEVDVINRLTPTQFDALKNQPGITTNAAPGRRYDEINLNFGVQNSENQPIGDGNPALKDIRLRKAIVQAIDRQTVVDRVTGGHAQIGTGIIPPIYHAYHWEPAPDEQVKFDIAAANAALDQAGYAKGPDGVRVAPGGGKLELRLTGHANRPYDQRLAQYVSGWLKDIGITVKQELVSDDELNDRTNAGKYDLAVSGYATNPDPDSALQLHTCAARPNAQGKGATTDTFFCDPEYDRLRAAQLAETDDAKRAGIVKQAQARLASQAVNVVLDYQNSLEAYRSDKFSGFTKQPQPEGAILEQSGYWGVYGATPAGSQSAADSGSGSTVVWIVVGAVVVIVLVGGGIMLGRRGKSAEDRE from the coding sequence ATGGGGTGGTTTTTGGTGCACTTTCCACGCAGAACCGGGCGCATCGCCCGCGCCGGCGCGGCCCTCGCGGCCGCGACGCTGGCGGCGATCCCGCTCGCCGCGCCCGCACAGGCCCAGCAGGCCAAGGTGCTGCGCGTCGCGCTGACCACCGGCATCGACCACCTCAACCCGTTCACTGCGTCGCTCGCCGCGTCGACGCAGGTCGGCCGCTTCATCTACGAGTTCCTCACCGTGCCCTCGGCCGAGACCGCGCAGGCCTCGCCCGCGCTCGCCGAGTCGTGGACCCCGTCACCGGACAAGCTCACCTGGACGTTCAAGATCCGCTCCGGGGCCAAGTGGAGCGACGGGCAGCCGGTCACCGCCAAGGACGCCGCGTTCACGTTCAACCGGATGCTCACCGACGAAAACGCCCGCACCGCCAACGGCAGCTACGTCACCAACTTCGAGACCGTCACCGCCCCCGACGACACCACGCTGGTCATCAAGACCAAGACCGTGCAGTCGGACATGAACCTGCTCGACGTGCCGATCGTGCCGGAGCACGTCTGGGCGCCGATCAAGGACCTCAACGACCCCAAGACCGACGACATCTCGGTCGTCGGCGTCGACGACGGCCCGTACCAGCTCACCGAGTACAAGCAGAACGAGTACGTCAAGTTCAAGGCCAACAAGAACTACTGGCGCGGCGCCCCGCAGGTCGACGAGCTGCAGCTGCTGGTGTTCAAGGACGCCGAAGCCGCCGTCAACGCCCTGCGCCAGGGCGAGGTCGACGTCATCAACCGGCTCACCCCGACCCAGTTCGACGCGCTCAAGAACCAGCCCGGCATCACCACCAACGCCGCCCCCGGCCGCCGCTACGACGAGATCAACCTCAACTTCGGCGTCCAGAACAGCGAAAACCAGCCGATCGGCGACGGCAACCCCGCGCTCAAGGACATCCGGCTGCGCAAGGCGATCGTGCAGGCCATCGACCGCCAGACCGTGGTCGACCGCGTCACCGGCGGGCACGCCCAGATCGGCACCGGCATCATCCCGCCGATCTACCACGCCTACCACTGGGAACCGGCCCCGGACGAGCAGGTCAAGTTCGACATCGCCGCCGCCAACGCCGCCCTCGACCAGGCCGGCTACGCCAAGGGCCCAGACGGCGTCCGCGTCGCCCCCGGCGGCGGCAAGCTCGAACTGCGCCTGACCGGGCACGCCAACCGGCCCTACGACCAGCGCCTCGCCCAGTACGTTTCCGGCTGGCTCAAGGACATCGGCATCACCGTCAAGCAGGAGCTGGTCTCCGACGACGAGCTGAACGACCGCACCAACGCCGGCAAGTACGACCTCGCCGTCTCCGGCTACGCCACCAACCCGGACCCGGACTCCGCGCTGCAGCTGCACACCTGCGCGGCCCGGCCGAACGCCCAGGGCAAGGGCGCCACCACCGACACCTTCTTCTGCGATCCCGAGTACGACCGGCTGCGCGCCGCCCAGCTCGCCGAAACCGACGACGCCAAGCGCGCCGGCATCGTCAAGCAGGCCCAGGCCCGGCTCGCCAGCCAGGCCGTGAACGTCGTGCTCGACTACCAGAACTCCCTCGAGGCCTACCGCTCCGACAAGTTCTCCGGCTTCACCAAGCAGCCCCAGCCCGAGGGCGCGATCCTCGAGCAGTCCGGCTACTGGGGCGTCTACGGCGCCACCCCGGCCGGCAGCCAGTCCGCCGCGGACTCCGGCAGCGGCAGCACCGTCGTGTGGATCGTCGTCGGCGCCGTCGTGGTGATCGTGCTCGTCGGCGGCGGCATCATGCTCGGCCGCCGCGGCAAGTCGGCGGAGGACCGAGAGTAA
- a CDS encoding class I SAM-dependent methyltransferase, whose protein sequence is MTTPDPADRVLARASLAQGDPTGWFDRLYTAAARGEADVPWTRGAPTAELVAWAADHPGAGRRALVVGSALGDDPELLASAGWRVTGFDVAPAAVEAARARFPQSTVDYVVADLLHPPAQWRHAFDLVVEIINIQAMPRDYRPAALRSLAGFLAPGGTAIVSEVAEEKQDMAAWQSPPWPFSRAEVESVAQDGVRLVSLETVRDGLRYWATFTR, encoded by the coding sequence ATGACGACGCCGGACCCCGCCGACCGCGTACTCGCCCGCGCCTCCCTCGCCCAAGGCGACCCCACCGGGTGGTTCGACCGGCTCTACACCGCCGCCGCCCGCGGCGAAGCCGACGTGCCGTGGACCCGCGGCGCGCCCACCGCGGAGCTGGTCGCCTGGGCCGCCGACCACCCCGGCGCGGGCCGGCGGGCCCTGGTGGTCGGCAGCGCACTGGGCGACGACCCCGAGCTGCTGGCCTCGGCGGGCTGGCGGGTCACGGGCTTCGACGTGGCCCCGGCCGCGGTCGAGGCGGCCCGCGCCCGCTTCCCGCAGTCCACTGTGGACTACGTGGTCGCGGACCTGCTGCACCCGCCCGCGCAGTGGCGCCACGCGTTCGACCTGGTCGTGGAGATCATCAACATCCAGGCGATGCCCCGGGACTACCGGCCCGCGGCGCTGCGGTCGCTGGCCGGGTTCCTCGCCCCCGGCGGCACCGCGATCGTCTCCGAAGTGGCGGAGGAGAAGCAGGACATGGCGGCGTGGCAGAGCCCGCCGTGGCCGTTCAGCCGCGCGGAAGTCGAGTCCGTCGCCCAGGACGGCGTCCGCCTGGTGAGCCTGGAGACGGTCCGCGACGGCCTGCGCTACTGGGCCACCTTCACGCGGTAA
- a CDS encoding ABC transporter permease, translating to MTTTETLESPRAIAWRRRRQAVARTWREFTVQKGALTGLILLAVTVVMALLLPVLSDESGLDVTKADGGALNPPSARYWLGTDIDGRSVLLMTLWGARISLLVGFSATVLSVLIGTLIGITAAHFGGWTSTILMRFTDFFLVLPSLVLAIALSAVLPHGVFTVIVAIGLTAWPSTARLVRAQTLTIESRPYIERARALGGGHLHVVGKHVLPGVLPLVLANTTLVVGNAVIADATLAFLGVGDPNAVSWGAMLETALNNGAVTRGAWWNLLPPGIAIVLVVLCFTLVGRGLETVLNPRLKK from the coding sequence ATGACCACCACCGAAACCCTCGAATCGCCGCGCGCGATCGCCTGGCGCCGCCGCCGCCAGGCCGTCGCCCGGACCTGGCGCGAATTCACCGTCCAGAAAGGCGCGCTCACCGGGCTGATCCTGCTCGCCGTCACCGTCGTCATGGCCCTGCTGCTGCCGGTGCTGTCCGACGAATCCGGCCTCGACGTCACCAAGGCCGACGGCGGCGCCCTCAACCCCCCTAGCGCCCGCTACTGGCTCGGCACCGACATCGACGGCCGCTCGGTGCTGCTCATGACGCTGTGGGGCGCCCGGATCTCGCTGCTCGTCGGGTTCTCCGCCACCGTGCTGTCGGTGCTCATCGGCACCCTCATCGGGATCACCGCCGCCCACTTCGGCGGCTGGACCTCGACGATCCTGATGCGGTTCACCGACTTCTTCCTCGTGCTGCCGTCGCTGGTGCTGGCCATCGCCCTCTCGGCGGTGCTGCCGCACGGCGTCTTCACCGTCATCGTCGCCATCGGCCTCACTGCCTGGCCCAGCACCGCCCGGCTGGTCCGCGCCCAGACGCTGACCATCGAAAGCCGCCCCTACATCGAACGCGCCCGCGCGCTGGGCGGCGGCCACCTGCACGTGGTCGGCAAGCACGTCCTGCCCGGCGTGCTGCCGCTCGTGCTGGCCAACACCACCCTCGTCGTCGGCAACGCCGTCATCGCCGACGCCACCCTCGCGTTCCTCGGCGTCGGCGACCCGAACGCCGTGTCCTGGGGCGCGATGCTGGAGACCGCGCTCAACAACGGCGCCGTCACCCGCGGCGCCTGGTGGAACCTGCTCCCGCCGGGCATCGCCATCGTGCTCGTCGTGCTCTGCTTCACCCTGGTCGGCCGGGGACTGGAGACCGTGCTCAACCCGAGGTTGAAGAAGTGA